A single window of Halotalea alkalilenta DNA harbors:
- a CDS encoding efflux RND transporter permease subunit: MNFATWSLRNPIPAVLLFALLTLAGLYGFRQLPIQALPDMELPSVTVTLSQPGAAPAQLETEVARKVEDSLALVSGLRHTRTTITDGQVQIQAEFALEKSLSDALIETKDAVDRVRSDLPTDLLQPAVSAQTVSSRPILTYSISSQDMDEVALSWFVDDTLSKKLVDVPGVGRVQRLGGVQREIRVEVDPVRMNALGVTAADVSRALRRTQQDSSGGRGQLGGEEQSLRTVATVRQADELRAMPVILATGGKVRLDQVASVHDTAAERTQAALLDGKPVIGFTIQRTKGFDETRIAAGVTQALQELQAQHRSLQVTPISGSVAYTLEQFDGSMAMLYEGAILAVLVVWLFLRDWRATLVAASALPLSILPAFAAMWWLGYSLNTLTLLALAVIVGILVDDAIVEIENIERHRRLGKSTMQATADAVNEIALAVIATTATLVVVFVPTTLMGGVAGLFFKQFGWTAVIAVLASLMVARLITPVMAAKLLKPGTHTASERDGPLMRRYLRLASWCLHHRGKTMAAAAAFFIGSMALLPLLPTGLVPPSDRGFSTVTLELAPGSTLNDSVAIAERVREALREVPGIQNIFTTVGAAESGGDAQVAEVRKGEITLVLSERKQRAGQSEIEQAVRGALENVPGARFTVGGGSGEQLQMILTSDNPAALRTTVDAFTRELRAAGLSGVRSTASLERPEIVVRPDLNRAAEHGVSSAAIGELMRTATSGDFDAQLAKLNLDNRQIGIRVRVPDAVRQDMAALASLRVASRDGLVPLSSVATFAVESGPAQIDRYDRQRYVSVTADLGSRSLGEALAIAHGLPSVQNLAPGVSLIQTGDAEVAAELSSGLTLAIVTGILCMFCVLVLLFKDFFQPITILSAIPLSLGGAFIALLLMGSQLDVPSMIGLVMLMGIVTKNSILLVEYAVLARQERGLSVIDALLDACHKRARPIVMTTVAMIAGMLPIALGLGADASFRQPMAIAVIGGLLTSTLLSLVIVPAVFSYVHDFEAWLARRFKTPRAADDPADGPAPPDASVPRGGHR; the protein is encoded by the coding sequence ATGAATTTCGCCACCTGGTCACTGCGCAACCCGATTCCGGCCGTGCTGCTCTTCGCGCTGCTGACGCTGGCGGGCCTGTATGGCTTCCGGCAGTTGCCGATACAGGCCCTGCCGGACATGGAGCTGCCCTCGGTCACGGTGACGCTGTCCCAGCCCGGCGCCGCACCGGCCCAGCTCGAAACGGAGGTTGCCCGCAAGGTCGAGGACTCGCTGGCCCTCGTCTCCGGCCTGCGCCATACCCGCACCACGATCACCGATGGCCAGGTGCAGATCCAGGCCGAGTTCGCCCTGGAGAAATCGCTGTCCGACGCGCTGATTGAGACCAAGGACGCCGTCGACCGCGTGCGCTCGGACCTGCCGACGGACCTGCTGCAGCCCGCCGTCAGCGCCCAGACGGTCAGCAGCCGCCCGATCCTGACCTACTCGATCAGCTCCCAGGACATGGACGAGGTCGCGCTGTCCTGGTTCGTCGACGACACCCTGAGCAAGAAGCTGGTCGATGTGCCGGGCGTGGGGCGGGTGCAACGCCTGGGCGGCGTGCAGCGCGAGATCCGCGTGGAGGTCGACCCGGTGCGGATGAACGCACTGGGGGTGACCGCGGCGGACGTATCGCGCGCGCTGCGCCGTACCCAGCAGGACTCCTCGGGCGGACGCGGCCAACTGGGCGGCGAAGAGCAGTCGCTGCGCACGGTGGCCACCGTGCGGCAGGCCGACGAACTGCGGGCCATGCCGGTCATCCTGGCCACGGGAGGCAAGGTGCGGCTGGACCAGGTCGCCAGCGTGCACGACACCGCCGCCGAGCGCACCCAGGCGGCCCTGCTGGATGGCAAGCCCGTCATCGGCTTCACCATCCAGCGCACCAAGGGCTTTGACGAGACCCGCATCGCCGCGGGCGTCACCCAGGCGCTCCAGGAGCTCCAGGCGCAGCACAGGTCCCTGCAGGTCACCCCGATATCGGGCAGCGTGGCCTACACGCTCGAACAGTTCGACGGCTCAATGGCCATGCTCTACGAGGGCGCGATCCTCGCGGTTCTGGTGGTCTGGCTGTTCCTGCGCGATTGGCGTGCGACGCTGGTGGCCGCCTCGGCGCTGCCACTGTCGATCCTGCCGGCCTTCGCCGCGATGTGGTGGCTGGGCTATTCGCTCAATACCCTGACACTGCTCGCGCTGGCGGTGATCGTCGGCATTCTGGTCGACGACGCGATCGTCGAGATCGAGAACATCGAACGCCACCGGCGCCTGGGCAAGTCGACCATGCAGGCCACGGCCGATGCGGTCAACGAGATCGCACTGGCGGTGATCGCCACCACGGCCACCCTGGTGGTGGTGTTCGTGCCGACCACCCTCATGGGCGGCGTGGCAGGGCTGTTCTTCAAGCAGTTCGGCTGGACCGCGGTCATCGCCGTGCTCGCCTCGCTGATGGTGGCGCGGCTGATCACGCCCGTCATGGCGGCCAAGCTGCTCAAGCCCGGAACGCACACCGCCAGCGAGCGGGATGGTCCGCTGATGCGGCGCTACCTGCGGCTGGCGAGCTGGTGCCTGCACCACCGCGGCAAGACCATGGCCGCGGCCGCCGCCTTTTTCATCGGCTCGATGGCATTGCTGCCGTTGCTGCCCACCGGGCTGGTGCCACCCTCCGACCGGGGCTTCTCCACCGTCACGCTGGAGTTGGCGCCGGGCAGCACGCTCAACGACAGCGTGGCCATCGCGGAGCGCGTGCGCGAGGCGCTGCGCGAAGTGCCGGGAATTCAAAACATCTTCACCACGGTCGGCGCGGCCGAAAGCGGCGGCGACGCGCAGGTCGCCGAGGTGCGCAAGGGCGAGATCACCCTGGTGCTGTCCGAGCGCAAGCAGCGCGCCGGCCAGTCCGAGATCGAGCAGGCCGTGCGCGGGGCGCTGGAGAACGTCCCCGGCGCGCGTTTTACCGTCGGTGGCGGTTCGGGCGAACAACTGCAGATGATCCTCACCAGCGACAACCCCGCTGCGCTCAGGACCACGGTGGATGCCTTCACCCGGGAGTTGCGTGCCGCCGGCCTGTCCGGCGTGCGCAGCACCGCCAGCCTGGAGCGCCCCGAGATCGTCGTGCGTCCCGACCTCAATCGGGCGGCGGAGCACGGCGTGAGCAGCGCCGCCATCGGCGAGCTGATGCGCACGGCCACCAGCGGCGATTTCGACGCCCAGCTCGCCAAGCTGAACCTGGACAACCGCCAGATCGGCATCCGGGTGCGTGTCCCCGACGCCGTGCGCCAGGACATGGCGGCGCTCGCCAGCCTGCGCGTGGCCTCGCGCGACGGCCTGGTGCCCTTGTCCAGCGTGGCCACCTTCGCCGTGGAGAGCGGGCCGGCGCAGATCGACCGCTACGATCGCCAACGCTACGTCAGCGTAACCGCCGACCTGGGCAGCCGCTCCCTGGGTGAGGCATTGGCCATCGCCCATGGCTTGCCCTCCGTGCAGAACCTGGCGCCAGGCGTCTCGCTGATCCAGACGGGCGATGCCGAGGTCGCGGCCGAGCTGTCATCCGGCCTGACGCTCGCCATCGTCACCGGCATCCTCTGCATGTTCTGTGTGCTGGTCCTGCTGTTCAAGGACTTCTTCCAGCCCATCACCATCCTCTCGGCGATCCCGCTGTCGCTGGGCGGCGCCTTTATCGCGCTGCTGCTGATGGGCAGCCAGCTGGATGTGCCGTCGATGATCGGCCTGGTGATGCTGATGGGCATCGTCACCAAGAACTCGATCCTGCTGGTCGAGTACGCGGTGCTGGCGCGCCAGGAGCGCGGCCTGTCGGTCATCGATGCGCTGCTCGATGCCTGCCACAAGCGCGCCCGCCCGATCGTGATGACCACCGTCGCCATGATCGCCGGCATGTTGCCGATCGCCCTGGGGCTGGGCGCGGACGCCAGCTTCCGCCAGCCCATGGCGATCGCGGTGATCGGCGGCCTGCTCACGTCGACCCTGCTGAGCCTGGTGATCGTGCCGGCGGTGTTCAGCTACGTCCACGACTTCGAGGCCTGGCTCGCGCGGCGCTTCAAGACACCCCGCGCTGCGGACGATCCGGCAGACGGACCCGCGCCTCCCGACGCCTCCGTTCCCCGAGGAGGGCATCGATGA
- a CDS encoding MipA/OmpV family protein, translating into MSRQAFSRRPLAPSRPSLIAAVALCTAWAPAALAQESQTKDGSQWTLGIGAVVLDKPYRDFDREVLPLPLLSYESEWISASVPTFDVKLHSTDSLSFRLRARWSGDGYEAKDAPVLSGMDERESSLWAGGAVTWKTDFANLSGEVLADTMGNSKGTRAKLQIDRRFATGKFGFTPRLAAEWVDDEYVDYYYGVRRSEARAGRAFYEGKATTNMQFGLRMDYSPSRHHSLFVDLGATRFGGSVKDSPLVDKSTGTSLALGYVYRF; encoded by the coding sequence ATGTCTCGACAAGCATTCTCCCGTCGCCCGCTGGCACCGTCCAGGCCGAGCCTCATCGCTGCCGTGGCGCTCTGCACCGCATGGGCCCCGGCCGCCCTCGCGCAGGAAAGCCAGACCAAGGACGGCAGCCAGTGGACCCTGGGCATCGGCGCCGTCGTACTCGACAAGCCCTACCGCGACTTCGACCGCGAAGTGCTCCCCCTTCCATTGCTCTCCTACGAAAGCGAGTGGATCAGCGCCTCCGTCCCCACGTTCGACGTCAAGCTGCACTCCACCGACTCCCTTTCGTTCCGCCTGCGCGCCCGCTGGTCCGGCGATGGCTACGAAGCCAAGGATGCTCCGGTCCTCAGCGGCATGGACGAGCGCGAGTCCAGCCTGTGGGCCGGCGGCGCGGTGACCTGGAAAACCGATTTCGCGAACCTCAGCGGTGAAGTGCTGGCCGATACCATGGGCAACAGCAAGGGCACGCGCGCCAAGCTGCAGATCGACCGTCGATTCGCTACCGGCAAGTTCGGCTTCACCCCACGCCTGGCCGCGGAGTGGGTCGACGACGAGTACGTCGACTACTACTACGGCGTTCGGCGCTCCGAAGCCCGGGCCGGCCGGGCCTTCTATGAGGGCAAGGCCACTACGAACATGCAGTTCGGCCTGCGCATGGACTACTCGCCGTCGCGCCACCACTCGCTGTTCGTCGACCTCGGCGCCACCCGATTCGGCGGCTCCGTCAAGGACAGCCCGCTAGTGGACAAGAGTACCGGCACTTCGCTGGCGCTCGGCTACGTCTATCGCTTCTGA
- a CDS encoding MlaA family lipoprotein has product MKAIQTLVLAAIVLGTSACTSSAVKQPAPTSANPPKTVIQTEQDANALNATPAVQDPWEGFNRKMHSFNNVLDRFVLRPVAVGYDTITPDPVQSGVSRFFGNLRLPATAVNQALQGRPGQAGASLGRFVVNSTAGIAGVFDPAEHIGMPKRDDEDFGQTLATWGWRDSRYLVMPLLGPRTVRDTVSIAVDSPMSPISQIDKSGVADKLTIMQMVDGRAQMLPMDQVRKDALDDYVFVRDTWAQRRKGQIEQDLRSNRD; this is encoded by the coding sequence ATGAAAGCCATCCAAACCCTTGTGCTGGCCGCGATCGTGCTAGGTACCAGTGCCTGCACCAGCAGTGCCGTGAAGCAGCCGGCGCCGACCAGCGCCAATCCGCCCAAGACGGTCATACAAACGGAGCAGGACGCCAATGCCCTGAATGCCACGCCGGCGGTGCAAGATCCCTGGGAAGGGTTCAACCGCAAGATGCACAGCTTCAACAATGTGCTCGACCGCTTCGTACTACGGCCGGTGGCCGTCGGCTACGACACGATCACGCCAGACCCGGTACAATCAGGTGTGTCGCGCTTCTTCGGCAACCTGCGCCTGCCTGCCACCGCCGTCAACCAGGCGTTGCAGGGTCGGCCCGGCCAGGCTGGAGCGTCGCTTGGGCGATTCGTCGTCAACTCCACGGCCGGCATCGCGGGGGTGTTCGATCCGGCCGAACACATTGGCATGCCCAAGCGCGATGACGAGGACTTCGGCCAGACGCTGGCGACCTGGGGCTGGCGGGACTCGCGCTACCTGGTGATGCCGCTGCTTGGTCCTCGCACCGTACGCGACACCGTTTCCATTGCCGTCGACTCACCGATGTCGCCCATCAGCCAAATCGACAAATCCGGCGTCGCCGACAAACTGACGATCATGCAAATGGTCGATGGCCGCGCCCAGATGCTGCCGATGGATCAAGTCCGCAAGGACGCGCTCGACGACTACGTCTTCGTGCGCGATACCTGGGCGCAGCGACGCAAAGGCCAGATCGAACAGGACCTGCGTAGCAATCGTGACTGA
- a CDS encoding YfaZ family outer membrane protein: MIKQLGIVFASGGLLLASHQALAFSVSANGGRDSFGLEASQSIAPGLRAGVGYLSTDDSGSNAKAYSGSLMFSPYLPGVDLAVGGRYQYQDTHYGNGGGLGIGGSAFVDTPIPLTSVGGYGFYTPSGLSHGDVDKSYEYGAQARVNLLSQTYVYGGYRYFRTDFEGRGNQTLDSGPVLGVSVGF, encoded by the coding sequence ATGATCAAGCAACTCGGCATCGTCTTCGCCTCCGGCGGGCTTTTGCTCGCCAGCCATCAGGCGCTCGCCTTCAGCGTCTCTGCCAATGGCGGCAGGGATTCCTTCGGCCTCGAGGCCAGCCAGTCCATCGCACCCGGCCTGCGTGCCGGGGTCGGCTACCTCAGCACCGACGATAGCGGCAGCAATGCCAAGGCCTACTCCGGTTCGCTGATGTTCTCGCCCTATCTGCCTGGTGTGGATCTCGCGGTCGGCGGACGCTATCAGTACCAGGATACCCACTACGGCAACGGCGGCGGCCTCGGTATCGGCGGCTCGGCCTTCGTCGACACCCCGATCCCGCTCACCTCGGTCGGTGGCTACGGCTTCTATACGCCCTCGGGGCTCAGCCACGGCGACGTCGACAAGAGCTACGAGTACGGCGCCCAGGCGCGGGTCAACTTGCTCTCTCAGACTTACGTCTACGGCGGTTACCGTTACTTCCGCACGGACTTCGAAGGCCGCGGCAACCAGACCCTCGACAGCGGACCGGTTCTCGGCGTCAGCGTCGGTTTCTGA
- the pyrE gene encoding orotate phosphoribosyltransferase — MHDYQREFIEFAIAENVLSFGEFTLKSGRVSPYFFNAGRFRGGRALATLGRCYAEAIERSGLHFDVLFGPAYKGIPLAATTCVALADRFDRDVAYAFNRKEAKDHGEGGSIVGAELEGRVLIIDDVITAGTAIRESMSLIETQGATPAGVVVALDRQERGSDDEHGRSAIQEVEAEFGIPVIPIVTLDGILEYLETKTSESGLERYAGVIRAYRERYGVRVD; from the coding sequence ATGCACGATTACCAGCGCGAATTCATCGAGTTCGCCATCGCCGAAAATGTCCTTTCCTTTGGCGAGTTCACGCTGAAATCGGGACGAGTGAGCCCGTACTTCTTCAATGCCGGCCGCTTTCGCGGTGGGCGAGCCCTGGCGACGCTGGGTCGCTGCTACGCTGAGGCAATCGAGCGTTCGGGGCTGCACTTCGATGTCCTTTTCGGACCCGCCTACAAAGGCATACCCCTAGCCGCTACCACCTGCGTGGCGCTTGCCGATCGCTTCGACCGTGATGTGGCCTACGCGTTCAATCGTAAAGAGGCGAAGGACCACGGCGAGGGCGGCAGCATCGTTGGTGCCGAACTCGAAGGGCGTGTGTTGATCATAGACGACGTGATCACTGCTGGAACCGCGATTCGCGAATCCATGTCGCTGATCGAGACCCAGGGCGCGACGCCCGCTGGGGTGGTCGTCGCCCTGGACCGCCAGGAACGCGGCAGCGACGACGAACATGGACGCAGTGCGATCCAGGAGGTCGAAGCCGAATTCGGCATTCCGGTGATTCCGATCGTGACGCTCGACGGCATCCTCGAATATCTCGAGACCAAAACCTCGGAAAGCGGTCTCGAACGATATGCTGGAGTCATCCGCGCTTACCGCGAGCGCTATGGCGTCCGGGTAGACTGA
- a CDS encoding exodeoxyribonuclease III: MKIASINVNGIKSAVDRGFLDWLSEQDADVVCVQNLQVKSFELSEEILYPEGYEGYFLDAEQDGFSGVGLYCRQIPKAIMYGLGFEQCDHEGRFLQADYDKFSVASFLMPEEPEAKLKFIAQYSDYLNKLRRKRREYIICGTWHIAHKTIDVRHWAEHQTTPGFRAEERAFMDQVFGPMGFIDTFREIDRDSDQYTYWPKLDQEVPRNRQDGWRLDYQIVGPNLQRSVKDAWIDTEATFSEYAPLFVEYDLEP, from the coding sequence ATGAAGATTGCCAGCATCAACGTCAACGGTATTAAGAGCGCCGTGGATCGAGGCTTTCTCGACTGGCTGAGCGAGCAGGACGCCGATGTCGTCTGCGTGCAGAACCTCCAGGTCAAGAGCTTCGAACTCAGCGAAGAGATTCTCTATCCCGAAGGGTACGAGGGCTATTTCCTCGATGCCGAGCAGGACGGTTTCTCAGGCGTCGGGCTCTATTGCCGGCAAATTCCCAAGGCGATCATGTATGGTCTCGGCTTCGAGCAGTGCGACCACGAAGGCCGCTTCCTGCAGGCTGACTATGACAAGTTCAGCGTCGCCTCTTTCCTGATGCCCGAGGAGCCGGAAGCCAAGCTCAAGTTCATCGCTCAGTATAGCGACTACCTCAACAAACTGCGCCGCAAGCGCCGCGAGTACATCATTTGCGGCACGTGGCACATCGCGCACAAGACCATCGACGTGCGCCATTGGGCCGAGCACCAGACCACGCCGGGCTTTCGCGCCGAGGAGCGTGCGTTCATGGACCAGGTGTTCGGTCCGATGGGCTTCATCGACACCTTCCGCGAGATCGACCGTGATTCGGATCAGTACACCTACTGGCCGAAGCTCGACCAGGAAGTGCCGCGCAATCGCCAGGACGGCTGGCGGCTCGACTACCAGATCGTGGGCCCGAACCTGCAGCGCTCGGTGAAGGACGCCTGGATCGACACCGAGGCCACGTTCTCCGAGTACGCGCCGCTGTTCGTCGAGTACGACCTCGAACCCTAG